In one window of Lewinellaceae bacterium DNA:
- a CDS encoding aquaporin family protein, protein MGQSFLAEMIGTALLILLGDGVVAGVLLKHSKANDSGWIVITFGWAAAVTFGVYLAGQISGAHINPAVTIALAAGGAFPWGDVPYYLAGQFLGAILGAVLVYIHYLPHWSQTDDQDVKLGVFCTAPAIRNLPANFLSEFIGTFVLMFGLMAIGANTFADGLNPLIVGALVLAIGLSLGGTTGYAINPARDLGPRIAHALLPIPGKGGSDWGYSWVPVAGPITGGIFGVLVYQWLFG, encoded by the coding sequence ATGGGACAATCTTTTCTGGCCGAAATGATCGGAACGGCCCTTTTAATCTTATTGGGCGACGGCGTTGTGGCAGGGGTACTGCTCAAGCATTCGAAAGCTAATGACAGCGGATGGATCGTGATTACCTTTGGATGGGCAGCGGCAGTGACATTCGGTGTTTACCTGGCCGGGCAGATCAGTGGGGCGCACATAAATCCCGCTGTGACCATTGCTCTGGCTGCCGGTGGCGCCTTCCCCTGGGGTGATGTACCCTATTATCTGGCGGGTCAGTTTCTGGGTGCGATCCTGGGAGCCGTATTGGTATATATTCACTATCTCCCCCACTGGAGCCAGACAGACGATCAGGATGTCAAGCTGGGCGTCTTCTGCACCGCACCGGCAATCCGCAATTTACCTGCTAATTTTCTGAGTGAATTCATTGGAACGTTTGTACTTATGTTCGGTTTGATGGCGATCGGTGCAAATACCTTTGCGGATGGACTTAACCCTTTGATTGTAGGGGCTCTGGTACTGGCGATCGGTCTTTCACTCGGGGGCACCACTGGTTATGCAATCAATCCAGCACGTGATCTGGGCCCACGCATCGCTCATGCCTTGTTGCCGATACCCGGTAAGGGAGGATCGGATTGGGGTTATTCCTGGGTTCCGGTAGCGGGGCCTATCACCGGAGGCATATTCGGGGTTCTCGTGTATCAGTGGTTATTCGGTTAG
- a CDS encoding DUF4981 domain-containing protein: protein MKIQAFARYGWSLLVLMPLFATYNGYSQSVPDWENPNVVERNREPMHAQFFPFPSEQEATGDARTSTNFINLNGNWKFHFVDNPQKVPMGFYQETYRDAGWDNIQVPANWELLGYGIPIYTNIPYEFPNPDPPKVPEDYNPTGCYRKVVNLPANWNGQKVFIHLGAVKSAFYIWVNGQQVGYSQDSKLEAEFDLTPYVHMGANTIALQVMRWSDGSYLECQDFWRISGIERDVYLYTTPMMRVKDFHSTAAFHEQNGSGTFSCLVKLVDESGAKKSPYSVDVVLTDADGKSIAQGSASGQMTRDQTMGEVQLNIDLNKVNPWSAEVPTLYHYRIILRDKKGNILQVIPKRIGFRSVRIEHGQLLVNGKAILVKGVNRHEHDPIYGHVISEELMIRDIQLMKSMNINAVRTCHYPNDPRWYELCDQYGLYIVDEANIESHGMGYDLDRTLGNDPRFKLAHLARVSRMYERDKNNTCVIVWSLGNEAGNGVNFYACYEWLKANEMERPVQYERTQYGWGNNEGVEWNTDIIANMYAWTEEMDRMMNKYPDRPLILCEYAHAMGNSLGGFKEYWDYFRSHPRAQGGFIWDWVDQAFLKTMPDGSTMWAYGGDYGPEGTPSDGNFLCNGLIQPDRTPNPHAWEAKKGYQPVWFSWANSQSTAIEIYNEYSFRNLDHLKLVWSLLENGNKIQSGTWEMPSVEPGQRKVLPVTLPSHKDPTAEYVVTIEAALKEATDLLPEGHTVAWEQLPLSPLTSTVSVKKESLAMVKDQSNAQRIILQSPEVTIAWDRITGQMVRYEVRGRDYLQTGPGLEFWRAPTDNDYGANLSEKLMVWKNAGKEARLDSISYSIGTGEAMVYVHYQLLGGNATWVSTFHLYGNGSLQVDNDFAALAGAYPMMPRVGVSFTAPQNLDQFTWYGPGPLETYSDRKWAAILGRYSLPVKDVPHAYIRPQETGNHVDMRWFTVTDRAGNGILIHGDELIDGTALPYTVGDLDGGVHKTQTHSSELKPEAFTTIHIDLRQMGLGCINSWGALPLQKYWIPYQNYSYSYWIQPIASGEDAEGLSRQRVN from the coding sequence ATGAAAATACAAGCATTTGCCCGGTATGGTTGGAGTCTGCTGGTATTGATGCCACTATTTGCTACTTACAATGGATACAGTCAATCGGTGCCGGACTGGGAGAATCCCAATGTGGTTGAACGCAACAGGGAGCCCATGCATGCACAGTTCTTCCCGTTCCCATCCGAGCAGGAAGCAACAGGAGATGCCCGGACTTCCACAAACTTCATCAACCTGAATGGTAACTGGAAATTCCATTTTGTGGATAATCCCCAAAAAGTGCCAATGGGATTTTACCAGGAGACCTATCGCGATGCAGGATGGGATAACATTCAGGTTCCGGCAAACTGGGAGTTGCTTGGGTACGGAATTCCGATCTACACCAATATACCCTATGAATTTCCCAATCCAGATCCTCCCAAAGTGCCAGAAGATTATAATCCTACCGGGTGTTACCGCAAGGTGGTCAACTTGCCAGCCAACTGGAATGGACAGAAAGTCTTCATCCATCTGGGTGCAGTCAAATCCGCTTTCTACATCTGGGTCAATGGGCAACAGGTTGGGTATAGCCAGGATAGCAAACTGGAAGCGGAATTTGACCTTACCCCATATGTTCATATGGGCGCCAATACGATTGCCCTGCAGGTCATGCGCTGGAGTGATGGCTCCTACCTGGAATGCCAGGATTTCTGGCGCATCAGCGGAATCGAGCGGGATGTTTATTTGTACACGACACCGATGATGCGCGTTAAAGATTTTCATTCCACCGCGGCATTTCATGAACAAAACGGCAGTGGCACTTTCTCGTGTTTAGTCAAACTGGTCGATGAATCCGGAGCAAAAAAATCACCCTACTCTGTTGACGTAGTCCTCACGGATGCGGACGGAAAATCAATAGCACAGGGATCCGCTTCCGGACAAATGACGAGAGATCAGACTATGGGCGAGGTACAGCTCAATATAGATCTCAACAAAGTCAATCCATGGTCTGCTGAGGTGCCCACCCTCTATCACTACCGCATCATCCTCAGGGACAAAAAGGGAAACATTTTACAGGTGATTCCCAAGCGTATCGGCTTCAGGAGCGTACGCATAGAACATGGGCAGCTGCTGGTCAATGGAAAAGCGATCCTTGTCAAAGGGGTGAACCGTCACGAGCATGACCCCATCTATGGCCATGTGATCTCTGAAGAATTGATGATCCGTGATATCCAGTTGATGAAGTCCATGAATATCAATGCGGTGAGAACCTGTCATTATCCCAATGATCCACGCTGGTACGAACTATGCGATCAATATGGACTTTATATTGTCGATGAAGCCAATATTGAAAGCCATGGTATGGGTTACGACCTGGATCGCACGCTGGGCAACGATCCGCGATTCAAGTTGGCCCATCTTGCCCGGGTATCGCGCATGTATGAGAGGGACAAAAACAATACCTGTGTCATCGTTTGGTCATTAGGCAATGAAGCGGGCAATGGGGTTAACTTTTATGCCTGTTACGAGTGGCTTAAGGCGAATGAAATGGAACGCCCGGTCCAGTACGAACGGACACAATATGGCTGGGGCAATAATGAGGGGGTGGAATGGAATACCGACATCATAGCAAACATGTATGCCTGGACGGAAGAGATGGACCGTATGATGAATAAATACCCTGACCGGCCTCTTATCCTCTGTGAATATGCGCACGCCATGGGTAACAGTCTGGGTGGATTCAAAGAATACTGGGACTACTTCCGAAGCCACCCACGTGCTCAGGGTGGGTTCATCTGGGACTGGGTGGATCAGGCATTTTTGAAAACCATGCCGGATGGATCGACCATGTGGGCGTACGGTGGAGACTATGGCCCGGAGGGTACACCCAGTGACGGCAACTTTTTATGCAATGGGTTGATTCAGCCGGACCGGACACCCAATCCACATGCCTGGGAAGCTAAAAAAGGTTATCAACCGGTATGGTTCTCCTGGGCCAACAGCCAATCAACCGCCATTGAGATTTACAATGAATATTCATTCCGTAACCTGGACCACCTGAAACTCGTCTGGTCGTTGCTGGAGAATGGCAACAAGATCCAGTCCGGTACCTGGGAGATGCCTTCTGTAGAACCGGGTCAGCGTAAAGTGCTTCCTGTTACCCTGCCTTCGCACAAGGATCCAACCGCCGAATACGTGGTCACCATTGAGGCAGCGCTGAAAGAAGCCACAGATCTTTTACCGGAAGGCCATACGGTGGCCTGGGAGCAATTGCCTCTCAGTCCACTCACCAGTACCGTATCCGTGAAGAAGGAATCGTTGGCCATGGTCAAAGACCAGTCCAATGCGCAGCGCATCATCCTGCAGTCTCCAGAGGTAACCATTGCCTGGGATCGTATTACCGGCCAGATGGTTCGCTACGAAGTCCGTGGCAGGGATTACCTCCAGACCGGTCCTGGGTTGGAATTTTGGCGGGCACCAACCGATAACGATTACGGAGCAAATCTGAGTGAAAAATTAATGGTTTGGAAAAATGCCGGCAAGGAAGCCAGGCTGGACTCCATTTCTTACTCCATCGGCACAGGAGAGGCCATGGTATATGTGCACTACCAGTTGCTGGGAGGTAATGCCACCTGGGTATCCACCTTCCATCTGTATGGTAACGGAAGTTTGCAGGTTGACAATGACTTCGCGGCGCTGGCCGGAGCTTATCCGATGATGCCCAGGGTGGGGGTTAGCTTTACCGCACCTCAAAACCTGGATCAGTTCACCTGGTATGGTCCGGGGCCTTTGGAGACCTATTCAGACCGTAAATGGGCGGCAATACTCGGGCGGTATTCGTTACCAGTGAAGGATGTGCCTCATGCCTACATCCGGCCTCAGGAAACCGGTAACCACGTGGATATGCGCTGGTTTACCGTCACGGACCGGGCAGGAAATGGTATCCTGATCCATGGTGATGAGCTGATCGATGGGACCGCATTGCCCTATACCGTGGGAGATCTGGATGGCGGAGTCCATAAGACTCAGACACACAGTTCAGAACTGAAGCCGGAAGCTTTCACGACGATTCACATCGATTTGCGTCAGATGGGTCTGGGTTGTATCAACAGCTGGGGTGCGTTGCCATTGCAGAAATACTGGATCCCGTACCAGAATTATTCGTATTCTTACTGGATCCAGCCCATTGCTTCCGGTGAGGATGCCGAAGGATTGTCCAGACAGCGGGTGAACTAG
- a CDS encoding RNA-binding protein, with the protein MNLFVAKLSPETTQEDLQQLFETFGVVNTAKVIMDRETGRSKCYGFVEMATQADGLRAIESLNDNDFQGSVIVVKKAEPRPDNQQRRPFGGGGGQRPFRSGGSGYGGGNRFDRGGDRGGDRFDRGERRSFDRGDRNDRRKF; encoded by the coding sequence ATGAATCTTTTTGTAGCTAAGTTAAGTCCCGAGACGACTCAGGAAGACTTGCAACAGTTATTTGAAACCTTCGGTGTAGTTAACACCGCCAAGGTAATCATGGATCGGGAAACCGGTCGTTCCAAATGCTATGGCTTTGTTGAAATGGCTACTCAGGCTGATGGCTTGCGTGCTATCGAAAGCCTCAATGACAATGATTTTCAAGGCAGTGTCATTGTAGTTAAAAAAGCAGAACCACGTCCCGACAACCAGCAACGTCGTCCATTTGGCGGCGGTGGCGGACAGCGTCCGTTCCGTTCCGGTGGCAGTGGTTATGGCGGTGGCAACCGCTTTGACCGTGGTGGTGATCGTGGCGGTGACCGTTTCGATCGCGGAGAACGCCGTTCCTTCGATCGCGGAGATCGCAACGATCGCAGAAAATTCTGA
- a CDS encoding 3-hydroxybutyryl-CoA dehydrogenase, translated as MTSVVGIIGAGTMGQGIAQVAALAGEQVILFDVQPNQSLAARDKIYGYLDKMAAKKQIQATEADAAKARILPATGLADLHPAGLIIEAIVENLEVKRTLFKELEDIVSGDTILASNTSSLSITGIAAICEHPQRVIGTHFFNPAPLMRLVEVIPALQTAGQLVEEIHERLLSWGKTPVLARDTPGFIVNRIARPYYSEALRILEEGIARIEEIDSAMEEAGFPMGPFTLMDYIGNDINLAVTSSMFAAYSGEPRYRPSIYQLRLVEAGYLGRKSGRGFYRYPRDTSALPTNASVTRQIADRILTMLINEAADAWYFGIATPGDIDLAMQLGAGYPQGLLKWSEHLDLAQIIHRLETWYRYYGDPRYRVSPGLRYVYERNSNFYSEFRR; from the coding sequence ATGACTTCCGTCGTCGGGATCATTGGTGCCGGCACGATGGGTCAGGGAATCGCCCAGGTGGCAGCTCTCGCGGGGGAGCAGGTAATACTTTTTGATGTACAGCCAAATCAAAGCCTGGCTGCCCGCGATAAAATCTATGGCTACCTGGATAAGATGGCGGCCAAGAAGCAAATCCAGGCGACTGAAGCCGACGCAGCAAAAGCACGGATTCTACCGGCCACCGGATTAGCAGATCTGCATCCTGCCGGCCTGATCATTGAAGCCATTGTCGAAAACCTGGAAGTAAAACGGACGCTTTTTAAAGAACTGGAAGATATAGTTTCCGGGGATACCATCCTGGCATCCAATACGTCTTCTTTATCCATAACCGGAATTGCTGCGATTTGTGAGCATCCGCAACGTGTGATCGGCACTCACTTTTTTAATCCGGCGCCACTGATGCGCCTGGTGGAAGTCATTCCTGCCCTGCAAACTGCCGGACAGCTGGTGGAAGAAATCCATGAAAGATTGCTTTCCTGGGGTAAGACTCCGGTGCTTGCCAGGGACACGCCCGGATTTATCGTCAATCGCATTGCCCGGCCTTATTACAGTGAAGCTTTGCGTATCCTGGAAGAGGGCATTGCCCGGATAGAAGAGATTGATTCCGCCATGGAGGAAGCCGGTTTTCCGATGGGGCCATTCACCCTGATGGATTACATCGGCAACGACATCAATCTTGCCGTGACTTCATCCATGTTCGCGGCCTACTCCGGAGAACCCCGCTACCGGCCCAGTATTTACCAGCTGCGGCTGGTGGAAGCTGGCTATCTGGGGAGAAAAAGCGGTCGCGGATTTTACCGGTATCCCAGGGATACATCCGCCTTGCCTACCAATGCTTCTGTGACGAGACAAATTGCAGACCGCATCCTGACCATGCTGATCAATGAAGCTGCTGATGCCTGGTATTTTGGTATTGCCACCCCTGGGGACATCGATCTGGCTATGCAATTGGGAGCTGGTTATCCGCAAGGATTATTGAAATGGTCCGAGCACCTGGACCTCGCTCAGATCATCCACCGCCTGGAAACCTGGTACCGGTATTATGGGGACCCGAGATATCGTGTAAGTCCCGGTTTGCGTTATGTTTACGAACGAAATTCAAATTTCTATTCAGAATTCAGGCGTTGA
- a CDS encoding low molecular weight phosphotyrosine protein phosphatase — MNVLMVCLGNICRSPMAEGILRHKISAHNLDWEVDSAGTGGWHIGQPPDHRAQAAMRVHGLDISGLRARQFSKIDFDRFDLILTMDNENYRDVIHMANLPVQKNKVKPILDYAFPGQHRGVPDPYFNDRFQEVYNLLDASCEVLIKSYL; from the coding sequence ATGAATGTATTAATGGTATGCCTGGGCAATATCTGCCGTTCCCCGATGGCAGAAGGCATCCTGAGGCATAAAATAAGCGCTCATAATCTGGACTGGGAGGTAGATTCCGCCGGGACCGGAGGATGGCACATCGGACAGCCGCCTGATCACCGGGCACAAGCAGCCATGAGAGTCCACGGCCTGGATATCTCAGGACTACGGGCCCGTCAGTTTTCCAAAATTGACTTTGATCGTTTTGACCTGATCCTGACCATGGACAATGAAAATTACCGGGATGTGATTCATATGGCCAATCTTCCCGTTCAGAAAAATAAAGTTAAACCCATCCTGGATTACGCTTTTCCGGGGCAACACCGCGGAGTGCCTGATCCATACTTCAACGATCGTTTTCAGGAAGTTTATAACCTGCTGGATGCTTCCTGTGAGGTGCTGATCAAATCCTATTTATGA
- a CDS encoding ferrous iron transport protein A, translating to MNKQNWDRLPKLGLRVQRLLEDAKSTKLMAMGVLPGSVVDVLRKAPFGQVYYIKVDGQRMALRQDELSYIVFE from the coding sequence TTGAACAAACAGAATTGGGATCGATTGCCGAAACTTGGATTGCGCGTCCAGCGTTTATTGGAGGATGCGAAAAGCACCAAGTTGATGGCGATGGGCGTGTTGCCCGGCAGTGTAGTCGATGTATTGCGTAAGGCTCCATTCGGACAAGTCTATTACATTAAAGTCGATGGACAGCGTATGGCCCTGCGGCAAGATGAATTAAGCTACATCGTTTTTGAGTAA
- the feoB gene encoding ferrous iron transport protein B, whose amino-acid sequence MTTEVVKKKLVKTVALVGNPNSGKTSLFNQLTGMNQRTGNYPGITVSIKTGKITKNIECVDLPGAYSLHATSGDEYILTNVLLDPEDQHFPDLVVYVADVTQLEKQFLLFTQVQDLGFPIVLVLNMMDLADRQKYQVDIQALQKRLSPVEVIPVSSRTGAGIDRLKQRIYALSGQPLTVQPPVNPFYKLSDAEKDGVAWMEDAFGYTNPYHSLLCLHHHQHLEHHSEAEKAKITNWCQEHHFNSLRLQIDDTMHRFDTFEPILHQVKSKSSEHENNSDRADRILTNRFTGPIIFILSMVVVFQAIFSWASYPMEWIESAFGYASSTLGEALPDTWWSSLLIDGIIPGIAGILVFIPQIAILFFIISLMEESGYMARAVFMFDRVMQRFGLNGRSLISLISGGACAIPAILSTRSISNPKERLITILVTPFISCSARIPVYAVLVAFVIPPVTIWGIFNAQGLVFMGLYAVGIIVAMLVSLLLSKTMKTQGSSYLMIHLPEYKMPSLRNVSLMVYESVRSFVFEAGKIILFISLILWVLSSYGPGDKMQLAEAQATEQAQQQQLDDATTANLIASQKMEASYAGHIGKWMEPAIRPLGYDWKIGIALLTSFAAREVFVGTMATIYSLGSADDELTIHDRMAREVDQVTGRPRYDLATALSLLLFYVLAMQCISTLAVVKKETGSWKWPAIQFTMMTGLAYMVALAIYQFLS is encoded by the coding sequence ATGACAACGGAGGTCGTAAAAAAGAAATTGGTCAAAACGGTTGCTCTGGTCGGAAATCCGAACAGCGGCAAAACCTCCCTTTTCAATCAGCTCACTGGTATGAACCAACGCACCGGTAACTATCCCGGTATCACCGTTTCCATAAAGACCGGCAAGATCACTAAAAACATTGAATGCGTCGACCTCCCCGGTGCTTACAGTCTCCATGCCACCTCCGGTGATGAATACATCCTGACCAATGTATTGCTTGATCCTGAAGATCAGCATTTTCCCGACCTGGTGGTCTATGTAGCCGATGTGACCCAGCTTGAAAAACAATTTTTACTCTTTACCCAGGTCCAGGATCTTGGATTTCCCATCGTGCTGGTCCTGAACATGATGGACCTTGCCGACCGCCAGAAATACCAGGTGGACATCCAGGCGTTACAAAAACGGCTTAGTCCGGTAGAAGTCATTCCGGTGAGCAGCCGTACCGGCGCAGGCATCGACCGGCTGAAACAGCGCATCTACGCGCTGTCCGGCCAACCGCTTACCGTGCAACCTCCGGTCAATCCATTTTACAAACTATCTGATGCGGAGAAGGATGGAGTAGCCTGGATGGAGGATGCCTTCGGATATACGAATCCGTATCATTCTTTGTTGTGCCTTCATCATCACCAGCATCTGGAGCACCATTCGGAAGCAGAAAAGGCAAAGATCACCAACTGGTGCCAGGAGCATCACTTTAATTCACTGCGGCTGCAGATCGACGATACGATGCACCGCTTCGATACGTTCGAGCCCATACTACACCAGGTAAAATCAAAGAGCTCTGAACACGAAAATAATTCCGACCGGGCCGACCGGATCCTGACAAACCGTTTCACCGGACCAATCATTTTTATTCTGTCCATGGTAGTGGTCTTTCAGGCTATTTTCAGCTGGGCTTCCTATCCCATGGAATGGATCGAGTCTGCATTTGGGTATGCCTCTTCTACCCTCGGTGAAGCTTTGCCGGACACCTGGTGGTCCAGTTTGCTGATTGACGGGATCATACCCGGTATCGCCGGGATATTGGTTTTTATTCCGCAGATCGCCATCCTGTTTTTCATCATCTCTCTGATGGAAGAGTCTGGATACATGGCGCGGGCAGTATTCATGTTCGACCGGGTGATGCAGCGGTTTGGCCTGAATGGACGTAGTTTAATTTCACTGATATCCGGTGGGGCCTGTGCCATTCCGGCTATTTTATCCACACGCTCCATTAGTAATCCCAAGGAACGGTTGATTACCATACTGGTCACCCCTTTCATCAGCTGTTCGGCGCGCATCCCGGTATATGCAGTTCTGGTCGCATTCGTCATTCCGCCGGTAACCATCTGGGGAATATTCAATGCCCAGGGATTGGTCTTCATGGGCCTGTATGCCGTAGGGATCATTGTAGCCATGCTGGTATCCCTGCTTTTATCCAAAACCATGAAAACCCAGGGGTCCAGTTACCTGATGATCCACCTTCCGGAATACAAGATGCCAAGCCTGCGCAATGTGAGCTTAATGGTCTACGAAAGTGTGCGTTCATTTGTCTTTGAGGCTGGCAAGATCATCCTCTTCATCTCATTGATCCTGTGGGTTCTCAGCAGCTATGGACCGGGTGATAAAATGCAATTGGCAGAAGCTCAGGCGACCGAACAGGCACAACAGCAGCAATTGGATGATGCAACCACGGCAAATCTGATCGCATCCCAGAAAATGGAAGCCTCCTATGCCGGCCATATCGGAAAATGGATGGAACCGGCGATTCGCCCATTAGGCTACGATTGGAAAATTGGTATAGCGTTGCTCACGTCTTTTGCCGCCCGCGAAGTATTTGTGGGTACGATGGCGACCATCTATAGCCTGGGTAGCGCCGATGACGAACTGACCATCCATGACCGCATGGCCAGAGAAGTGGACCAGGTGACCGGAAGGCCACGCTATGACCTGGCTACGGCCCTATCACTGTTACTATTTTATGTCCTCGCCATGCAATGTATCAGCACCCTGGCGGTGGTAAAAAAAGAAACCGGAAGCTGGAAATGGCCCGCTATCCAGTTTACCATGATGACTGGCCTCGCTTATATGGTCGCGTTAGCTATTTACCAGTTCTTATCCTGA
- a CDS encoding DUF1080 domain-containing protein has protein sequence MKYFFIICVLVLAKTISISQEIPQLDWAELSKTKPWEPTEVWQPVPAKVTPGVFTAPPSDAIVLFEGKDLDQWVTPEVDYGARMDVVEAILKKRMNGYKKSPAAWDVKDGECIVHPGSGAIETKMGFGDIQLHIEWLCPTDPGKEGQAYSNSGVFFMSLYELQVLNSYENATYSNGQAGSMYKQSIPLVNASRPSGEWQSYDAIFIAPKFKSDGSVESPAYITVFHNGVLIQNHVALKGPCVFIGEPYYIAHPDKMPLLLQDHGDKVRYRNIWVRNL, from the coding sequence ATGAAATACTTCTTTATCATTTGTGTATTGGTCCTGGCTAAGACCATATCCATCAGCCAGGAGATACCACAGCTCGACTGGGCTGAATTGAGTAAAACCAAACCATGGGAACCGACCGAAGTCTGGCAACCGGTACCAGCCAAGGTCACCCCCGGTGTTTTTACAGCGCCACCCTCCGATGCTATTGTCCTTTTTGAAGGTAAAGACCTCGATCAGTGGGTAACTCCGGAGGTTGACTACGGTGCACGCATGGATGTGGTTGAAGCCATCCTTAAGAAAAGGATGAATGGATATAAAAAATCACCTGCTGCCTGGGATGTCAAAGACGGAGAATGCATTGTCCACCCCGGTTCCGGAGCCATTGAGACCAAGATGGGATTTGGCGATATACAGTTGCACATCGAGTGGCTGTGTCCGACCGACCCGGGTAAAGAAGGTCAGGCTTACAGCAATAGCGGGGTATTTTTTATGAGCTTGTATGAACTCCAGGTGCTGAACTCCTATGAAAACGCCACCTATTCCAATGGACAGGCCGGCTCGATGTACAAGCAATCCATTCCTTTGGTAAATGCATCAAGGCCTTCCGGAGAATGGCAGTCCTATGATGCCATCTTCATTGCACCTAAGTTCAAATCCGACGGCTCTGTAGAAAGCCCGGCTTACATTACCGTATTCCATAATGGAGTCCTGATCCAGAATCACGTAGCCTTAAAAGGTCCCTGCGTATTCATTGGAGAACCTTACTACATAGCACACCCGGATAAGATGCCTTTGTTGCTCCAGGATCACGGAGATAAAGTGCGTTACCGCAACATCTGGGTTCGGAATCTTTAG
- a CDS encoding EamA family transporter has product MLGKHITAHPDFKAYLALYLVCFIWGITWIASKEAVSYMPALQMAGVRQLLAGMAYVIYFSLKGHALPKGKAWTPILLLAVLNFVISNGLNTWGLKYISAGLGAIIGAIFPLWLVIIETFRSSDRLPRLAYLGLLLGFGGILVIFYEHLADFLNREFLLGIFLSVVATWSWSFGTIYTKAFAQSFNPYYSIGLQMLISGTFLSLVSYGSGHVIPLAAIPAQAWVAIGFLAIISSVFTFIAYVYALQHLPTNLVSIYAYINPVVAVITGWLFFSEILTPFLMLGIGITLGGVYLVNSSLRRQRLGYLPPRNRI; this is encoded by the coding sequence ATGTTAGGGAAACATATAACGGCGCATCCGGATTTCAAAGCTTATCTGGCCTTGTATCTGGTGTGTTTTATCTGGGGAATCACCTGGATCGCATCCAAGGAAGCGGTGAGTTATATGCCGGCCTTACAAATGGCCGGAGTGCGTCAGCTTCTGGCCGGTATGGCCTATGTCATCTATTTTTCGTTGAAAGGTCATGCCCTGCCCAAGGGTAAGGCCTGGACACCTATTCTTTTGTTGGCCGTTTTGAATTTTGTGATCAGTAACGGGCTCAATACCTGGGGCTTAAAGTACATTTCTGCCGGTTTGGGGGCCATCATAGGAGCCATTTTCCCTTTATGGCTGGTGATCATCGAGACTTTTCGCAGTTCAGACCGTCTGCCCAGATTGGCCTACCTCGGTTTGCTGTTGGGGTTTGGCGGCATTTTGGTGATATTCTACGAACACCTGGCTGACTTTCTGAACCGTGAATTTTTGCTGGGTATCTTTCTGTCGGTGGTGGCTACCTGGTCCTGGTCATTCGGCACCATCTATACCAAGGCGTTTGCACAGTCTTTTAATCCCTATTACAGCATCGGGTTGCAGATGCTGATTTCCGGCACCTTTCTTTCCCTGGTTTCCTATGGCTCGGGGCACGTAATACCCCTGGCCGCTATTCCGGCGCAGGCCTGGGTCGCGATTGGTTTTCTGGCTATCATCAGCTCGGTATTTACCTTCATTGCCTACGTCTATGCATTACAACATTTACCAACCAACCTGGTATCCATTTATGCCTACATCAACCCGGTGGTGGCCGTGATCACCGGATGGCTGTTTTTCAGTGAGATCCTGACGCCTTTTCTGATGCTGGGAATTGGCATCACGCTGGGAGGTGTCTACCTCGTCAATTCATCTCTGCGACGGCAGCGCCTGGGTTATCTGCCACCCAGAAACCGTATCTGA